A stretch of Phragmites australis chromosome 12, lpPhrAust1.1, whole genome shotgun sequence DNA encodes these proteins:
- the LOC133886507 gene encoding CASP-like protein 1U1, whose amino-acid sequence MADVEGAKATSIVFRIAAFSLSVAAAVVMATASQNVVVDGGHGPSIYVVSYNHYSALAYFVAAGAISAVCSAVALYLSAVHTEPAGSGALVPLLDAVAQGLLFSAAGAAWSATRLARGEAEEEAACATRLGL is encoded by the exons ATGGCCGACGTGGAGGGCGCGAAGGCGACGAGCATCGTCTTCCGCATCGCCGCATTCAGTCTGTCGGTGGCGGCCGCCGTCGTGATGGCCACCGCGAGCCAGAACGTCGTCGTCGACGGCGGCCACGGACCATCCATCTACGTCGTCTCGTACAACCACTACAGCGCTCTCGC GTActtcgtggcggccggcgcGATCTCGGCCGTCTGCTCGGCGGTGGCGCTCTACCTGTCCGCTGTGCACACCGAGCCCGCCGGCTCCGGCGCGCTGGTGCCCCTCCTCGACGCCGTCGCGCAGGGCCTCCTCTTCtcggcggccggcgcggcgtGGTCGGCGACGCGGCTGGCCCGTGGGGAAGCGGAGGAGGAAGCAGCGTGTGCGACGCGACTAGGATTGTAG